The Flavobacterium sp. 123 genome contains a region encoding:
- the ubiE gene encoding bifunctional demethylmenaquinone methyltransferase/2-methoxy-6-polyprenyl-1,4-benzoquinol methylase UbiE — MSEKITPYKNSTLGKKEQVAKMFDTISGNYDNLNRVISFGIDVKWRKKVLKMVSKSNPKTILDIATGTGDLAILMAETNAEKIIGLDISSGMLEVGKKKIASKNLSNTIEMVLADSENMPFEDNYFDAITVAFGVRNFENLEKGLTEILRVLKPNGLFVILETSVPDKTPYKQGYNFYSKNILPVIGKLFSKDNVAYGYLSESAAAFPYGEALNNILRKTGFIDVVAMPQTFGVATIYSASKK; from the coding sequence ATGTCTGAAAAAATCACACCCTACAAAAATTCCACATTAGGTAAGAAAGAACAAGTTGCCAAAATGTTTGATACTATTTCTGGAAATTACGACAATCTTAATAGAGTTATTTCTTTTGGGATTGATGTAAAATGGAGAAAGAAAGTTTTAAAAATGGTCTCTAAATCCAATCCTAAGACTATTTTGGATATCGCTACAGGAACAGGAGATTTAGCCATATTAATGGCAGAAACCAATGCTGAAAAAATTATTGGGTTGGATATTTCTTCTGGAATGCTAGAAGTAGGAAAGAAAAAAATAGCTTCAAAAAACCTATCGAACACAATTGAAATGGTTTTGGCTGATTCAGAGAATATGCCGTTTGAAGACAATTATTTTGATGCAATAACAGTTGCCTTTGGTGTTCGAAATTTTGAGAATTTAGAAAAAGGATTGACTGAAATTCTTAGAGTTTTAAAACCAAATGGCTTATTTGTAATTTTAGAAACCTCAGTTCCAGACAAAACTCCTTATAAACAAGGTTATAATTTTTACAGTAAAAACATACTGCCTGTTATTGGTAAATTATTTTCTAAAGATAATGTAGCCTATGGATATTTATCAGAATCCGCTGCTGCATTTCCTTATGGCGAAGCGTTAAACAATATTTTGAGAAAAACTGGGTTTATAGATGTAGTTGCCATGCCACAAACATTTGGAGTTGCTACTATCTATTCCGCTTCAAAGAAATAA
- a CDS encoding ABC transporter permease, translating into MLVYLRLLKESFGFAMNALRNNKLRTLLSLLGVTIGIFSIIAVLAAVDSLDRKIKKDLSSLDKNTIYLMRFSFGPSEIPQWKREQFPDVKYDEYEYLKSSVNNLDQMGYQLFVSRESMKFESESVSDVNVVPVSHEFIDIQGLEFEKGRFYNESESNSGAAVIVLGYEIAKGLFGESEPLGKNIRLYGQRFTVIGMLKKQGAGTFGDSNDTSVFIPVNFLRRLYGDNNDAMTPVILVKPQKGVDMDAFKAELGQKLRNYRGMKTDEIDNFFINVLSGFTDLIDGIVGQMNLVGWVISGFSLLVGGFGIANIMFVSVKERTNLIGIQKSLGAKNKFILFQFLFEAVILSVIGGVVGLLLVWIISVVLTKALDFEFVLGMGNILLGTGLAAIIGLVSGILPAITASKLDPVEAIRTGM; encoded by the coding sequence ATGCTGGTCTATCTTCGGTTATTAAAAGAGAGTTTTGGTTTTGCGATGAACGCATTACGCAATAATAAATTAAGGACTTTGCTCTCTTTGTTAGGGGTTACAATTGGTATTTTTTCAATTATAGCAGTTCTAGCAGCTGTCGATTCTTTAGATAGAAAGATTAAAAAAGATTTGAGCAGTTTAGATAAAAATACGATTTATTTGATGCGATTTTCTTTTGGTCCTTCTGAAATTCCCCAATGGAAAAGAGAACAGTTTCCGGATGTGAAGTATGATGAGTACGAATATCTGAAAAGTTCCGTGAATAATTTAGATCAAATGGGATATCAGTTATTCGTTAGTCGAGAGTCAATGAAGTTTGAATCTGAATCTGTAAGTGATGTAAATGTAGTTCCAGTATCTCATGAATTTATAGATATTCAAGGGCTTGAATTTGAAAAAGGAAGGTTTTATAATGAATCCGAATCAAATTCTGGTGCTGCAGTAATTGTATTAGGATATGAAATTGCAAAAGGGCTTTTTGGAGAAAGTGAACCTTTGGGTAAAAATATTCGTTTGTATGGACAGCGTTTTACTGTAATTGGTATGTTGAAGAAGCAGGGAGCAGGAACTTTTGGGGATAGTAATGACACATCGGTTTTTATTCCAGTCAATTTTTTAAGACGTCTTTACGGTGATAATAACGATGCGATGACGCCAGTTATTCTTGTAAAACCACAAAAAGGTGTTGACATGGATGCTTTTAAAGCCGAATTAGGGCAAAAACTTCGAAATTATAGAGGTATGAAAACGGATGAGATTGATAATTTTTTCATCAATGTATTGTCTGGATTTACGGATTTAATTGATGGTATTGTTGGCCAAATGAATTTAGTGGGTTGGGTGATTAGTGGTTTCTCATTACTTGTAGGTGGTTTTGGAATCGCTAATATTATGTTTGTTTCTGTGAAAGAGCGAACGAATTTAATTGGAATTCAAAAATCATTAGGAGCCAAAAACAAATTTATCTTATTTCAGTTTTTATTCGAAGCAGTTATTCTTTCCGTAATTGGTGGAGTAGTAGGGTTGTTATTGGTTTGGATTATTTCTGTTGTTTTGACAAAAGCCTTGGATTTTGAGTTTGTTCTAGGAATGGGAAATATTCTTTTAGGAACAGGATTAGCTGCAATAATAGGTTTGGTATCAGGTATTTTGCCAGCAATCACAGCGTCTAAATTAGATCCTGTTGAGGCAATTAGAACTGGAATGTAG
- a CDS encoding BamA/TamA family outer membrane protein has translation MKNISTKITAFILIAILICACNAVKRVPNGKLLLTKNEISVNNKKIKDENVFNQLYQKPNGTLLGFRLRLNMYNMANLNPDSTYQAKFTNHPGKYERKAKWLSAKQVDQLGKSFWYHGIHDFLKKTGEPPVIIDSTKTEKSLLRLKYYYFNNGYFNVTANSKIDAAGTKKAKLKYIIITGKPYTLDTLKTSILTPVLDSLYEVTKSASFLKSGNQYKTEDFENEKNRITTHFRNNGVYYFQPNYVTFDIDTIKKVNQANVNLIVNNYSYQENDSSKTEPFKIFKISAVNIYTDYSPTEKYLKITDSTTFNNFNLYSNKKLKYKPHAITDAIFITKGSLFADNKTVLTTRYLNNLKIFNYPSIQYEVDPKDTTAQSLIAKIYLTPRKKYSFGTTFDVTHSNIQDFGIGASVSETVRNVFNGAETLEIGTRVNIGSSKDLANPNNNFFNVSEYGVDLKLSFPRIFMPFKTEKIIPKSMIPSTLITTGFAKQRNIGLDKENFTGALSYNWTPKKNNTARFDIFNAQFVRNLNPKNYFNVYSSSYKALNAIGKTYNQNELYFDNIEDKNLIIESGTIGFTKNVLSGNTDLNPSDALYKSVESIEERRIRLTENDFILATSFTFSKTTKKDLTDNTFYLFRTKVESAGSLLSLISNAASLPRNQNGNHELFNLEYSEYFKTEFEYIKHWSLSKDKVLAVRSFFGIAVPFGNSDYIPFSRSYYAGGSNDNRAWQPYGLGPGSTGAVNDFNEANMKLALSSEFRFNIFGNLKGALFADAGNIWNVLDNVTDEKSTFTGLGDLKDIALGSGFGLRYDLSFFVIRFDLGFKTYNPAEKTGERWFKEYNFGHSVLNFGINYPF, from the coding sequence TTGAAAAATATTTCCACAAAAATAACAGCATTTATTCTAATAGCAATATTAATTTGCGCATGTAATGCCGTAAAGAGGGTTCCGAATGGAAAATTATTACTTACTAAAAATGAAATTTCTGTAAATAATAAGAAAATTAAAGACGAAAATGTTTTTAATCAATTGTACCAAAAACCTAACGGAACCTTATTAGGCTTCCGATTAAGATTGAACATGTACAACATGGCAAACTTAAATCCTGACTCAACTTATCAAGCAAAATTTACAAATCATCCTGGAAAATACGAAAGAAAAGCAAAATGGCTTTCTGCCAAACAAGTAGACCAATTAGGAAAATCTTTTTGGTATCATGGTATTCATGATTTTTTGAAAAAAACTGGCGAGCCTCCTGTAATTATTGATTCAACAAAAACAGAAAAATCATTATTAAGACTGAAATATTATTATTTCAATAATGGTTATTTTAATGTTACGGCTAATTCTAAAATAGATGCTGCAGGCACAAAAAAAGCAAAATTAAAATACATTATTATAACCGGGAAACCATACACCCTAGACACACTAAAAACATCTATTTTGACTCCTGTTTTGGATTCGCTGTATGAAGTTACAAAATCTGCATCGTTTTTAAAATCTGGAAATCAATATAAAACAGAAGATTTTGAAAATGAAAAAAACCGAATTACAACTCATTTTAGAAATAATGGGGTGTATTATTTTCAGCCTAATTATGTAACTTTTGATATTGACACCATTAAGAAAGTAAATCAAGCTAATGTCAATTTAATTGTAAATAATTATTCCTATCAAGAAAACGATTCAAGCAAAACAGAACCTTTTAAAATATTTAAAATAAGTGCTGTAAATATTTATACCGATTATTCGCCAACAGAAAAATACCTTAAAATTACGGATAGCACAACATTCAATAATTTCAATTTATACAGCAACAAGAAGCTAAAATATAAACCTCACGCAATAACTGACGCTATATTTATTACTAAAGGAAGCTTATTTGCTGATAACAAAACGGTTTTGACCACACGTTATTTAAATAATCTAAAAATTTTTAATTATCCATCCATACAATATGAAGTGGATCCAAAAGATACTACAGCCCAATCTTTGATTGCAAAAATATATTTAACGCCAAGAAAAAAATACAGTTTTGGAACGACATTTGACGTAACTCATTCTAATATCCAAGATTTTGGAATTGGAGCCAGTGTTTCGGAAACGGTTCGAAATGTATTCAACGGTGCAGAAACACTAGAAATAGGAACGCGAGTAAACATTGGTTCATCAAAAGATTTAGCAAATCCAAACAACAACTTTTTTAATGTTTCGGAATACGGTGTAGATTTAAAACTAAGTTTCCCAAGGATTTTCATGCCTTTCAAAACCGAAAAAATCATTCCTAAAAGTATGATTCCTTCTACTCTTATAACAACTGGTTTTGCTAAACAAAGAAACATTGGATTAGACAAAGAAAATTTTACGGGAGCATTATCCTATAATTGGACTCCAAAGAAAAATAACACTGCACGATTTGACATTTTTAATGCGCAATTTGTTAGAAATCTTAATCCAAAAAATTATTTCAATGTATATAGTTCTTCCTATAAAGCATTAAATGCTATTGGAAAAACATACAATCAAAACGAACTTTATTTTGACAATATTGAGGATAAAAATTTAATCATCGAGTCTGGCACAATTGGTTTCACCAAAAATGTACTATCTGGAAATACTGATTTGAATCCAAGTGATGCACTTTATAAATCCGTAGAAAGTATCGAAGAAAGAAGAATTAGACTTACTGAGAATGATTTTATTTTAGCCACTAGTTTTACTTTTTCAAAAACCACTAAAAAGGACTTAACCGATAATACTTTTTATCTTTTCAGAACCAAAGTAGAATCTGCAGGGTCGCTTTTATCTTTGATTTCAAATGCAGCTAGTTTGCCAAGAAATCAAAACGGAAACCACGAACTATTCAACCTAGAATATTCTGAATACTTCAAAACAGAATTTGAGTATATCAAACATTGGAGTTTGTCAAAAGATAAAGTTCTGGCTGTACGAAGCTTTTTTGGAATAGCAGTTCCTTTTGGAAATTCTGATTACATCCCTTTTTCTAGGAGTTATTATGCAGGAGGTTCAAATGATAACAGAGCTTGGCAACCTTATGGTTTAGGACCAGGAAGTACTGGAGCAGTAAACGACTTTAATGAGGCAAATATGAAACTTGCACTCAGCAGCGAATTTAGATTCAACATTTTTGGGAATCTTAAAGGAGCGCTATTTGCTGATGCAGGAAACATTTGGAATGTACTTGATAACGTAACGGATGAGAAATCAACTTTTACTGGATTAGGAGATTTAAAGGACATTGCTTTGGGTAGTGGATTTGGCTTACGATATGATTTAAGTTTTTTTGTAATTCGTTTTGATTTAGGATTTAAAACGTACAATCCAGCTGAAAAAACAGGCGAAAGATGGTTTAAAGAATATAATTTTGGGCACTCCGTTTTAAATTTTGGAATAAATTATCCATTCTAA
- a CDS encoding porin family protein gives MKKIVFLVLVLLSITTKGHAQFSKGMFSKDPIINLENWQKQKLYFGFYLGFNSFDFKIDYKTVGPDIQTKKTTGFNLGLVADLKLQEYINLRFEPGLYYTKRDLYYPNFATENDAIREVNSTYIHFPLLLKFSSLRTGNVRPYLLGGASATLNLSSNAKSLDDNLEQRFRVKSWTTNYELGLGIDLFSEYFIFSPSIRGVFGINDELIRDKDPNSPWTSNIESMKSRAVFINFTFH, from the coding sequence ATGAAAAAAATAGTTTTTTTAGTCTTAGTCCTACTGTCTATAACGACAAAAGGGCATGCTCAATTTTCAAAAGGCATGTTCAGCAAAGACCCCATCATTAATTTGGAAAATTGGCAGAAACAAAAACTATATTTTGGATTCTATTTAGGCTTCAATTCTTTTGACTTCAAAATAGATTATAAAACCGTAGGACCGGATATTCAAACTAAAAAAACAACTGGATTCAATTTAGGATTAGTTGCTGATTTAAAACTTCAAGAATACATAAACTTACGTTTTGAACCAGGACTTTACTATACGAAGAGAGACCTATACTATCCTAATTTTGCTACAGAAAATGACGCGATAAGAGAAGTAAATAGCACTTATATTCATTTTCCACTTCTTTTAAAATTTTCATCTTTAAGAACTGGAAATGTCCGTCCTTATCTATTAGGAGGAGCATCTGCAACTTTAAATTTATCCAGTAATGCAAAATCATTGGATGATAATTTAGAACAACGTTTTAGAGTAAAATCTTGGACTACTAATTATGAATTAGGCCTTGGGATAGATTTATTTTCAGAATATTTTATATTTTCCCCTTCAATCAGAGGTGTTTTTGGTATTAATGACGAGTTGATTCGAGACAAAGACCCAAACAGTCCTTGGACCAGCAATATTGAATCTATGAAATCAAGAGCAGTCTTTATTAATTTTACTTTTCATTAA
- a CDS encoding RNA methyltransferase, with amino-acid sequence MVSKNQIKLISSLHQKKQRIANQLFFAEGVKVIQELLQSNFELEHLYTTLDDFSEVSNAKKTVINDSDLKKISALATPNTCLAVFKIPAEKNSDESGLILALDSIRDPGNLGTILRLCDWFGIHQLLCSNETVDIYNPKVVQATMGSIARVNVKYVDLDAFIAKTKLPVFGTFMDGKNIYTSKLPKEGIIVMGNEANGISESIEKLISQRLTIPRFGDLQKTESLNVATATAIILSEFRRGAFSLD; translated from the coding sequence ATGGTTAGTAAAAACCAAATAAAGCTTATATCGAGTTTACATCAAAAAAAACAACGAATTGCTAATCAACTCTTTTTTGCAGAAGGGGTAAAAGTAATTCAAGAACTTTTGCAATCTAATTTTGAATTAGAACATTTGTATACTACACTTGATGATTTTAGCGAAGTTTCAAATGCTAAAAAAACAGTGATTAACGATAGTGATTTAAAAAAAATCAGTGCTTTAGCTACTCCAAATACTTGTTTAGCGGTTTTCAAAATACCCGCTGAGAAAAACAGCGATGAATCAGGTTTAATCCTAGCGTTAGATAGTATTCGTGATCCCGGTAATTTAGGAACTATATTGCGTCTATGTGATTGGTTTGGAATTCATCAATTGTTGTGTTCCAATGAAACGGTTGATATTTACAATCCTAAAGTGGTTCAGGCAACTATGGGTTCCATTGCTAGAGTAAATGTAAAGTATGTTGATTTGGATGCTTTTATTGCTAAAACGAAACTTCCTGTTTTTGGTACTTTTATGGATGGTAAAAATATCTATACTTCTAAACTCCCAAAAGAAGGAATTATTGTAATGGGAAATGAAGCGAATGGAATTTCAGAATCTATCGAAAAACTAATCTCGCAAAGGCTTACTATTCCTCGTTTTGGTGATCTACAAAAAACGGAAAGTTTAAATGTGGCAACAGCAACAGCAATTATTCTTAGTGAGTTCCGTAGGGGAGCTTTTTCTTTAGATTAA
- the accD gene encoding acetyl-CoA carboxylase, carboxyltransferase subunit beta — MAWFKRKEKGITTATEDKMDVPKGLWYKSPTGKIIDAEELARNLYVSPEDDFHVRIGSDTYFEILFDNNEFVELDKNMTSKDSLHFVDTKKYSDRLKDVMEKTKLKDAVRTGVGKSKGKDVVICCMDFAFIGGSIGGVVGEKIVRGIDHAIKNRMPFIMISKSGGARMMEAANSLMQLAKTSVKLAQLAEAKLPYISLCTDPTTGGTTASYAMLGDINISEPGALIGFAGPRVVRDTTGKDLPEGFQTAEFLLEHGFLDFITPRKELKDKINLYIDLIQNNSIR, encoded by the coding sequence ATGGCTTGGTTTAAAAGAAAAGAAAAAGGAATTACGACTGCTACCGAAGACAAAATGGATGTTCCAAAAGGACTATGGTACAAGTCTCCAACTGGAAAAATTATTGATGCCGAAGAATTAGCTCGCAATTTATATGTGAGTCCTGAGGACGATTTTCACGTAAGAATTGGAAGTGATACTTATTTTGAAATTTTATTCGACAATAATGAATTTGTTGAATTAGATAAAAATATGACGTCAAAAGATTCATTACATTTTGTTGACACCAAAAAATATTCTGACCGTTTAAAAGACGTGATGGAAAAAACAAAACTCAAAGACGCTGTGCGTACTGGAGTGGGGAAATCAAAAGGTAAAGATGTTGTAATCTGCTGTATGGATTTTGCTTTTATCGGTGGATCAATAGGAGGTGTTGTTGGAGAAAAAATAGTACGTGGAATTGACCATGCTATCAAAAACAGAATGCCTTTCATCATGATTTCAAAATCAGGAGGAGCTCGTATGATGGAAGCTGCAAATTCATTAATGCAACTAGCAAAAACATCTGTTAAGCTAGCGCAACTAGCCGAAGCTAAACTTCCTTATATTTCACTTTGTACTGACCCTACAACGGGAGGAACGACTGCATCATACGCTATGCTTGGTGACATTAATATTTCTGAACCAGGTGCTTTAATCGGTTTTGCTGGACCAAGAGTAGTTAGAGATACAACAGGAAAAGATTTACCAGAAGGTTTTCAAACTGCTGAGTTTCTTCTAGAACATGGTTTCCTAGACTTTATAACACCGAGAAAAGAATTGAAAGACAAGATTAACTTGTACATAGATTTAATTCAAAACAATAGTATTAGATAA
- the purH gene encoding bifunctional phosphoribosylaminoimidazolecarboxamide formyltransferase/IMP cyclohydrolase, with protein sequence MSTTKTIQSALISVFSKEGLEPIVQKLHSQNVTLYSTGGTEDFIKNLGIPVIPVEDVTSYPSILGGRVKTLHPKVFGGILNRQDNESDVQQMQEYNIPQIDLVIVDLYPFEKTVASGASESAIIEKIDIGGISLIRAAAKNFKDTVIIASVDEYSLLLDLITKQNGATTLADRKLLATKAFHVSSHYDGAIFNYFNTDETIYKESIANGQILRYGENPHQKGYFFGDFEAMFNKVHGKELSYNNLLDVDAAVNLINEFKNDGPTFAILKHNNACGLASRNTISEAYLAALACDPTSAFGGVLISNTKIDVATATEINKLFCEVVIAPSYDDEAIAILEEKKNRIILIQNEVELPKKQVRTCLNGILVQERNNITDNKSDLKTVTITAPTEQEIEDLIFASKVCKNTKSNTIVFAKNGTLISSGTGQTSRVDALLQAIEKANTFGFDLHGASMASDAFFPFPDCVEIAKKAGITAVIQPGGSIKDQLSIDYCNENKLAMVFTGTRHFKH encoded by the coding sequence ATGAGTACAACAAAAACAATTCAATCAGCATTAATTTCGGTTTTTTCAAAAGAAGGACTTGAACCAATAGTACAAAAACTACATTCACAAAACGTTACCTTATACTCTACTGGAGGTACTGAAGATTTTATAAAAAATTTAGGAATTCCTGTAATCCCTGTTGAAGATGTTACTTCATACCCTTCAATCCTTGGTGGAAGAGTAAAAACATTACACCCTAAAGTTTTTGGAGGAATCCTGAATCGTCAAGATAATGAAAGTGATGTGCAACAAATGCAGGAATACAACATTCCTCAGATTGATTTAGTAATTGTTGATTTATACCCATTTGAAAAAACAGTTGCTTCTGGAGCAAGTGAGTCAGCTATTATTGAAAAAATTGATATTGGTGGAATTTCATTAATCCGTGCTGCTGCTAAAAACTTTAAAGACACTGTAATTATTGCTTCTGTAGACGAATACAGCTTGCTTTTAGACTTAATTACAAAACAAAATGGAGCAACAACACTTGCTGACAGAAAACTGTTAGCTACAAAAGCGTTTCATGTTTCATCGCATTACGATGGTGCCATTTTTAATTATTTCAATACTGACGAAACCATTTATAAAGAAAGTATTGCTAACGGTCAAATATTACGATACGGAGAAAATCCACATCAAAAAGGATATTTCTTTGGTGACTTTGAAGCAATGTTCAATAAAGTACACGGAAAAGAATTATCATACAATAACCTACTTGATGTAGATGCTGCTGTGAATTTAATTAATGAATTCAAAAATGACGGACCTACTTTTGCTATTCTAAAACACAACAATGCTTGTGGATTAGCAAGCAGAAATACAATTAGCGAAGCGTATTTAGCTGCTTTAGCATGTGACCCAACTTCTGCTTTTGGAGGTGTTTTGATTTCGAACACAAAAATTGATGTTGCAACTGCAACCGAAATTAATAAATTATTCTGCGAAGTAGTTATTGCACCATCTTATGATGATGAAGCTATTGCTATTTTGGAAGAAAAGAAAAACAGAATTATATTAATTCAAAATGAAGTGGAATTACCTAAAAAACAAGTTCGTACTTGCTTAAACGGAATTTTAGTTCAAGAAAGAAATAATATTACTGACAATAAATCAGACTTAAAGACCGTTACTATAACAGCTCCTACTGAACAAGAAATTGAAGATTTGATTTTTGCTTCGAAAGTTTGTAAAAATACCAAATCAAATACAATTGTTTTTGCAAAAAACGGAACCTTAATTTCATCTGGAACAGGTCAAACTTCTCGTGTTGATGCTTTATTACAAGCTATAGAAAAAGCAAATACTTTTGGATTTGACTTACACGGTGCTTCAATGGCAAGTGATGCTTTCTTCCCTTTCCCTGACTGTGTTGAGATAGCAAAAAAAGCTGGAATAACAGCTGTTATTCAACCTGGAGGTTCTATTAAAGATCAATTAAGTATTGATTATTGCAATGAAAATAAACTTGCAATGGTATTTACAGGAACACGTCATTTTAAACATTAA
- the fbaA gene encoding class II fructose-bisphosphate aldolase, with protein MAHNIKPGVATGDQVQEIFNYAKEKGFALPAVNVTGSNTINGVLETAAKLNAPVIIQFSNGGAQFNAGKGLSNAGEKAAIAGGIAGALHIHTLAEAYGATVILHTDHCAKKLLPWIDGLLDASEKHFAETGKPLFSSHMIDLSEEPIEENIEICKEYLARMSKMGMTLEIELGITGGEEDGVDNSDVDSSKLYTQPSEVSYAYEELSKVSPKFTIAASFGNVHGVYKPGNVKLTPKILKNSQDYVQDKFKTGHNPVDFVFHGGSGSTLEEIREAIGYGVVKMNIDTDLQFAFTEGIRDYMVKNIEYLKTQIGNPEGSDVPNKKYYDPRKWLRESEATFNARLEQAFADLNNVNTL; from the coding sequence ATGGCACATAACATAAAACCGGGCGTTGCTACAGGAGATCAGGTACAAGAGATTTTCAACTATGCAAAAGAAAAAGGATTTGCACTTCCAGCTGTTAACGTAACTGGATCAAATACTATCAATGGAGTTCTTGAAACTGCAGCAAAATTAAATGCTCCAGTTATCATTCAATTTTCAAATGGTGGAGCGCAATTTAATGCAGGAAAAGGACTTTCTAATGCAGGTGAAAAAGCAGCAATCGCTGGTGGAATAGCTGGAGCTTTACATATTCATACTTTAGCTGAAGCTTACGGTGCAACAGTAATTTTACATACTGACCACTGTGCTAAAAAATTATTACCTTGGATTGATGGTTTATTAGATGCTTCAGAAAAACATTTTGCTGAAACAGGAAAACCATTATTCTCATCTCACATGATTGATTTATCTGAAGAGCCAATCGAAGAAAACATCGAAATCTGTAAAGAGTATTTAGCTAGAATGAGCAAAATGGGAATGACATTAGAAATCGAACTTGGTATTACAGGTGGAGAAGAAGATGGTGTTGACAACTCTGATGTTGATAGCTCTAAATTATACACACAACCTTCTGAAGTTTCTTACGCTTACGAAGAATTATCAAAAGTAAGCCCTAAATTTACTATCGCTGCTTCTTTTGGAAACGTTCACGGTGTTTACAAACCAGGAAACGTAAAATTAACTCCAAAAATTCTTAAAAATTCTCAAGATTACGTTCAAGACAAATTCAAAACAGGTCATAACCCAGTTGATTTCGTTTTCCACGGTGGATCAGGTTCTACTCTAGAAGAAATTAGAGAAGCTATTGGTTACGGTGTTGTGAAAATGAACATTGATACTGACTTACAATTTGCATTTACTGAAGGTATCCGTGATTATATGGTTAAAAACATTGAGTACTTAAAAACTCAAATTGGTAATCCAGAAGGTTCTGATGTTCCAAACAAAAAATATTACGATCCAAGAAAATGGTTACGTGAAAGTGAAGCTACATTCAATGCAAGACTTGAACAAGCTTTTGCTGACTTGAATAACGTAAATACACTATAA